Proteins co-encoded in one Streptococcus parauberis NCFD 2020 genomic window:
- a CDS encoding PTS sugar transporter subunit IIB: protein MVKILTACGNGMGSSMVIKMKVENALRQLGVTDIQSASCSVGEAKGLASGYDIVVASNHLIHELEGRTKGHLVGLDNLMDDKEIKEKLQKVL, encoded by the coding sequence ATGGTAAAAATACTAACAGCATGCGGAAACGGCATGGGATCATCAATGGTGATCAAAATGAAAGTTGAAAATGCACTACGTCAATTAGGTGTAACAGATATTCAATCAGCATCTTGTTCTGTTGGAGAAGCGAAGGGCTTGGCCTCAGGATATGATATTGTGGTTGCTTCAAATCACTTAATTCATGAACTTGAGGGAAGAACAAAAGGTCATTTGGTAGGGTTAGATAACCTGATGGATGATAAGGAAATCAAAGAAAAATTACAAAAGGTATTATAA
- a CDS encoding 3-keto-L-gulonate-6-phosphate decarboxylase UlaD yields the protein MSRTIPNLQVALDHSDMQGAIKAAVAVGQEVDIIEAGTVCLLQVGSELVEILRNLFPDKILVADTKCADAGGTVAANNAQRGADWMTCICCATIPTMKAALKSIKEERGDKGEIQIELYGDWTFEQAQMWLDAGISQAIYHQSRDALLAGETWGEKDLNKVKRLIEMGFRVSVTGGLNVKTLSLFEGVDVYTFIAGRGITEADNPAQAAREFKDEIKRIWG from the coding sequence ATGTCAAGAACAATTCCAAATTTACAAGTAGCATTAGACCACTCTGATATGCAAGGAGCAATCAAAGCTGCAGTTGCAGTAGGTCAAGAAGTAGATATTATTGAAGCAGGGACAGTTTGCTTATTGCAGGTTGGTAGTGAATTAGTGGAGATTTTAAGAAATCTTTTCCCTGACAAGATACTAGTTGCAGATACCAAATGTGCGGATGCTGGAGGTACGGTAGCAGCTAATAATGCCCAACGTGGTGCGGATTGGATGACATGTATTTGTTGTGCAACAATTCCAACAATGAAGGCAGCTTTAAAATCCATCAAAGAGGAACGCGGAGATAAGGGTGAGATCCAAATTGAGTTATACGGGGATTGGACTTTTGAACAGGCTCAAATGTGGTTAGATGCTGGTATTTCACAAGCTATTTACCATCAATCACGAGATGCACTCTTAGCGGGGGAAACTTGGGGTGAAAAAGATTTAAATAAAGTTAAACGATTGATTGAGATGGGTTTCCGTGTTTCAGTTACTGGTGGTTTAAATGTTAAGACTTTATCATTATTTGAAGGGGTAGATGTATACACCTTTATAGCTGGCCGTGGCATAACTGAGGCAGACAATCCAGCTCAGGCTGCGCGTGAATTTAAAGATGAAATCAAACGTATCTGGGGGTAA
- a CDS encoding PTS sugar transporter subunit IIA, translating into MNLKQAFIENNSIRLGETADSWQEAVKKSVEPLIESGAVKDEYYQAIIDSTEEYGPYYILMPGMAMPHARPEAGVIRDAFSLITLQEPVVFSDGKPVQVLLALAATSSAIHASVAIPQIIALFDLENAIERLVACQTIEEVLSLVDESKNSPYLEGMDLNS; encoded by the coding sequence GTGAATTTAAAACAAGCCTTTATTGAGAACAATTCAATTCGTCTTGGTGAAACTGCTGACAGTTGGCAGGAAGCTGTTAAGAAATCTGTAGAACCATTAATTGAAAGTGGTGCAGTAAAAGATGAATATTATCAAGCAATTATTGACTCGACTGAAGAGTATGGACCATATTATATATTAATGCCAGGTATGGCGATGCCACATGCAAGACCAGAAGCAGGTGTGATTAGAGATGCCTTTTCTTTAATTACCTTGCAAGAACCTGTAGTTTTTTCTGATGGTAAGCCAGTACAAGTTTTACTAGCACTTGCAGCAACTAGTTCAGCTATACATGCATCTGTAGCCATTCCACAAATTATTGCCTTATTTGATTTAGAGAATGCTATTGAACGTTTGGTTGCTTGTCAAACAATTGAAGAAGTCCTAAGTTTAGTTGATGAGTCAAAAAATAGTCCTTACCTTGAAGGCATGGATTTAAACAGTTAA